The following proteins come from a genomic window of Gadus morhua chromosome 11, gadMor3.0, whole genome shotgun sequence:
- the LOC115553617 gene encoding neuronal acetylcholine receptor subunit alpha-7 — translation MQICFPVKKSNFPLGYSLRRFCLLILYRLLSIPDTSAVFFLFFPSLSLASSFLSPPLLSIAVGKSSMRQAPDLWLLTLAALLQVSKQGPHQRNLLRELLRDYNPMERPVANDSNPLIVKFSFILMQVMDVDEKNQILTTNAWLQMQWYDHYLQWNQSEYPGVKNLRFSSDQVWTPDILMYNSAHDKFDASFKTNVLVNSSGFCEFLPPGIFVSTCSVDVTWFPFDIQRCEMKFGSWTFDGWHLDMQMKEADISGFMPNGEWDLLEVPGTRNENFYDCCAAPYPDVTFVVTLRRRTLYYALNLLIPCVLLSSMTLLGFLLPANSGEKISLGITVLLSLTVFMLMVAEIMPATSDSVPLIGQYFVSTMVIVGMSVVATVFVLCFNHHDPNSGDMPKWAQLVLLQWVPWFLRMKRPGETADLPPPIPTHVSSQSKGLSSPTTTATTATTPNPAPTIFPQTLSFLQARLAQLSPPSHPPPPGRPGTQQAAQRDVSPGSQPPQPNGHLPYMGFQPYPAPELRNCSISRGRAAAGGGDAMGGRGGGGGGEGEGGGANGDTPPTLHHHPVPPGFEVATHLPPVSPPFESSICPGGCLEVGGEGSVGGMHAQCCALQPDSVDGQLQALLEEVRYIVEHIREQDRQLSVAEQWQFASAVIDRLCFIGFSVFNVICTISILMAAPNFAEAASKDFL, via the exons ATGCAGATATGTTTCCCTGTTAAAAAATCGAACTTTCCTCTCGGTTACTCCCTGCGTCGTTTCTGCCTCCTCATTCTTTACCgcctcctctccatccctgaTACCTCCgctgttttctttttgttttttccctccctctccctcgcctctTCCTTCCTATCTCCTCCCCTTTTATCCATTGCTGTAGGGAAGTCCAGTATGAGGCAGGCTCCGGATCTCTGGCTCCTTACACTTGCAGCACTGCTCCAGG TGTCAAAGCAGGGCCCTCACCAAAGGAATCTGTTGAGGGAGCTTCTGAGGGACTACAATCCCATGGAGCGGCCGGTGGCCAATGACTCCAACCCACTCATCGTGAAGTTCTCCTTCATCCTGATGCAGGTCATGGATGTG GATGAGAAGAACCAGATTTTGACCACAAATGCCTGGCTGCAAATG CAATGGTATGACCACTACCTCCAGTGGAACCAGTCTGAGTATCCTGGAGTCAAGAACCTTCGCTTTTCTTCTGACCAGGTCTGGACCCCCGACATCCTGATGTacaacag tgCTCACGATAAGTTTGACGCCTCCTTCAAGACCAATGTGTTGGTGAACTCCAGTGGCTTCTGTGAGTTCCTGCCTCCAG GGATCTTCGTCAGCACGTGTTCCGTGGACGTGACCTGGTTTCCTTTCGACATCCAGCGCTGTGAAATGAAGTTCGGCTCGTGGACCTTCGACGGCTGGCACCTGGACATGCAGATGAAGGAGGCCGACATCTCAGGCTTCATGCCCAACGGGGAGTGGGACCTGCTGG aggtACCCGGGACTCGTAACGAGAACTTCTACGACTGCTGCGCGGCGCCCTACCCGGACGTGACCTTTGTGGTGACCCTGAGGAGGCGGACCCTGTACTACGCCCTCAACCTGCTCATCCCCTGTGTGCTGCTCTCCTCCATGACCCTGCTTGGGTTCCTGCTGCCTGCCAACTCCGGGGAGAAGATCAGCCTGG GCATCACCGTTCTCCTCTCCCTGACTGTCTTCATGCTGATGGTGGCTGAGATAATGCCTGCTACCTCAGATTCAGTTCCCCTCATCG GCCAGTACTTTGTCAGCACCATGGTGATCGTGGGAATGTCCGTTGTGGCGACCGTCTTCGTGCTTTGCTTCAACCATCACGACCCCAACAGCGGGGACATGCCCAAGTGG GCGCAGTTGGTTCTGCTCCAGTGGGTTCCCTGGTTCCTGCGCATGAAGCGGCCGGGTGAGACGGCGGACCTCCCTCCACCCATTCCCACTCACGTCAGCTCCCAGAGCAAGGGCTTGTCCtcgcccaccaccaccgccaccaccgccaccacccccaaCCCGGCCCCCACCATCTTCCCGCAGACCCTCAGCTTCTTGCAGGCCCGGCTGGCCCAGCTGAGCCCCCCgagccaccccccaccccccggccGGCCCGGCACCCAGCAGGCCGCCCAGAGAGACGTCAGCCCCGGCTCCCAGCCGCCGCAGCCCAACGGACACCTGCCCTACATGGGCTTCCAGCCATACCCCGCCCCGGAGCTGAGGAATTGCAGCATCAGCCGGGGgagggctgctgctgggggaggagacgccatgggagggagaggaggagggggaggaggagaaggagaaggaggtggagcgaATGGAGACACACCACCaaccctacaccaccacccagTGCCCCCGGGGTTCGAGGTCGCCACACACCTGCCCCCCGTGTCCCCACCCTTCGAGTCCTCCATTTGCCCCGGGGGCTGCCTGGAggtgggaggtgaggggagcGTGGGGGGGATGCACGCCCAGTGCTGCGCGCTCCAGCCAGACTCTGTGGACGGACAGCTGCAGGCCCTGCTGGAAGAGGTGCGCTACATCGTGGAGCACATCCGGGAGCAGGACCGGCAGCTGAGTGTGGCGGAGCAGTGGCAGTTCGCCTCAGCCGTCATCGACCGCCTGTGCTTCATCGGGTTCAGCGTGTTCAACGTCATCTGCACCATATCCATCCTCATGGCCGCGCCCAACTTTGCAGAAGCAGCATCCAAAGACTTTCTGTGA